Proteins co-encoded in one Nonlabens agnitus genomic window:
- the pyrH gene encoding UMP kinase, which yields MKYKRILLKLSGEALMGNRQYGIDPERLADYAHEIKEVVDQGVEVAIVIGGGNIFRGVAGASNGMDRVQGDHMGMLATVINGLALQSACEDAGIPTRLQTAIQINEVAEPFIRRKAMRHLEKGRVVIFGGGTGNPYFTTDSAAVLRAIEIEADVILKGTRVDGIYTADPEKDSSATKFDFISFDDVLTKGLKVMDTTAFTLSQENELPIIVFDMNTPGNLVKLIKGESIGTKVQM from the coding sequence ATGAAATACAAACGCATATTACTCAAGCTATCTGGAGAAGCCCTTATGGGAAATCGTCAATACGGTATCGACCCAGAACGCCTCGCAGACTATGCCCATGAAATTAAGGAAGTAGTAGATCAAGGTGTAGAAGTAGCAATCGTGATAGGCGGCGGTAACATCTTTAGAGGTGTCGCAGGAGCCAGTAATGGTATGGATCGCGTTCAAGGTGATCACATGGGAATGCTGGCGACCGTCATCAATGGTCTGGCATTACAAAGTGCCTGTGAGGACGCTGGCATACCTACCAGATTGCAAACCGCCATTCAAATCAATGAGGTCGCAGAACCTTTTATTAGAAGAAAAGCAATGCGTCACTTAGAAAAAGGTCGTGTGGTGATCTTTGGTGGTGGAACTGGAAACCCTTATTTCACAACAGATAGTGCCGCAGTTTTAAGAGCTATTGAAATAGAAGCAGATGTGATTCTAAAAGGTACCAGAGTTGACGGTATCTATACAGCAGATCCTGAAAAGGACAGTTCTGCAACTAAGTTTGATTTCATCTCTTTTGATGATGTGCTTACTAAAGGTCTTAAAGTGATGGATACCACAGCCTTTACCTTGAGTCAGGAAAATGAGTTGCCCATCATCGTTTTTGATATGAACACACCAGGGAATCTGGTTAAATTGATCAAAGGAGAATCCATAGGAACTAAAGTACAGATGTAA
- the frr gene encoding ribosome recycling factor has translation MNEEVDFVLDSAKEDMDKAIAHLEKSLLNIRAGKASPAMLGGVMVDYYGSQTPLSRVANVNTPDARTISVQPWEKGLIPEIEKGIMIANLGLNPMNNGESVIINVPVLTEERRVQLAKQAKAESEEAKIGVRNDRKVAMNELKKLDISEDLLKNAEDDVQKLTDKYIAKIDEMFVVKEKEIMTV, from the coding sequence ATGAACGAAGAAGTAGATTTTGTTTTGGATAGCGCCAAAGAGGACATGGATAAAGCTATCGCTCACTTAGAGAAATCATTATTGAATATACGCGCCGGTAAAGCCAGCCCAGCCATGCTAGGTGGTGTAATGGTAGATTACTATGGTAGCCAGACGCCACTTTCCAGAGTAGCTAACGTGAACACTCCTGATGCTCGCACGATAAGTGTCCAGCCTTGGGAAAAAGGATTGATTCCAGAAATCGAAAAAGGAATCATGATTGCCAATCTAGGTTTGAACCCTATGAATAATGGCGAGAGCGTGATCATCAATGTTCCTGTATTGACAGAGGAGCGACGCGTACAGCTCGCAAAACAAGCAAAAGCTGAAAGCGAAGAAGCAAAAATAGGCGTGCGTAACGACCGCAAGGTGGCTATGAATGAATTAAAGAAGCTGGACATCTCTGAAGATCTTTTGAAGAATGCAGAAGACGATGTTCAAAAATTGACCGATAAATACATTGCCAAGATCGATGAGATGTTCGTGGTAAAAGAAAAAGAGATCATGACCGTATGA
- a CDS encoding DUF5686 family protein, protein MKFCFLFFSLLVSCFCMGQQDLASSSEIGFINDIIKAKARNNPQLRFSEFQYESYENLKITGDPEAITGPGYKKTELRKTIKQTKVFYAEKTSSYIYSQKYGLKEQITAADMPGFAEPVYPIYNINFQSSSAYQSPYIIFDNKYINPISAKGLNNYLYAIGNDSTIHNRPVIKLSFIPANERNKTTLEGHLYIDKETLAIAKAVYSISNDLNVQAIHNFEYQEDLDLWFNTERFLSIKKEKDKKELELFGARLEVGIEKTDKAKAKNEDLYVFIKAINYNFTNQLNQDYGRRGLTKEVLDEAIDKSPEYWEPYRDRANNTDDEFASYKNIDSVVVATNITKKLETLDKFKIGYYPVGFFDIDLKYLIKYNNYEAFRLGIGGTTNEKLSEHYRLGGYVAYGTKDQTFKYNLNAGYRINKEKNTWLNVYRTDDITEFAAESFLTDARVYSLFEPRLVNIPTFYLYREYGLSLQQRLLPSVISEVSLSRKRIDQTTAYIFQPDDVPFDRYALTELKVGARWSPYSEFMRTPNGYEESVKGFPVLSAQLTKGFKDVLESDFNYVKVSAKASYTRLHSNNSSTEFSVEGHYASGEAPLTHLFHAYPNAPNKDALFQRFSVAGRRSFETMYFNEFFSDKIAIGQVKHEFAAFKIAPYLQPELVLITRYAIGQLNDQQQHLNIEFDTLEKGYLESGFELNKLLFGFGLSAAYRYGAYHLPEFEDNLSIKFTFYLEL, encoded by the coding sequence ATGAAGTTCTGTTTTTTGTTTTTCAGTCTACTGGTGAGCTGTTTTTGTATGGGTCAACAAGATCTCGCTTCAAGTTCTGAAATTGGGTTTATCAACGACATCATTAAGGCAAAGGCGAGAAACAATCCACAGTTACGCTTTTCTGAGTTTCAATATGAGAGCTATGAGAATCTAAAGATCACTGGTGACCCAGAGGCCATCACTGGTCCAGGATACAAGAAAACCGAACTGCGCAAAACCATCAAGCAGACTAAGGTTTTCTATGCAGAAAAGACATCCAGCTACATCTACTCTCAAAAATACGGCCTTAAAGAACAGATCACCGCTGCAGATATGCCCGGTTTTGCAGAGCCTGTCTACCCTATTTACAACATCAACTTTCAATCGTCCAGTGCTTACCAGTCACCATATATCATCTTTGACAACAAGTACATCAACCCTATAAGTGCAAAAGGCCTAAATAATTATCTATATGCCATAGGCAACGATTCCACCATCCACAATCGCCCAGTGATAAAACTTAGTTTTATTCCAGCAAACGAGCGTAACAAAACAACACTGGAAGGCCATCTTTACATTGATAAAGAAACTCTTGCAATTGCAAAAGCGGTTTACAGTATTTCCAACGATCTTAACGTACAGGCCATTCACAATTTTGAATATCAGGAAGATCTGGACTTGTGGTTCAATACAGAGCGTTTTCTATCAATCAAGAAGGAAAAGGATAAAAAGGAACTGGAATTATTCGGTGCGAGACTAGAAGTTGGGATAGAAAAAACCGACAAGGCCAAAGCGAAAAATGAAGACCTCTATGTATTCATCAAAGCCATCAATTACAACTTCACCAACCAATTGAACCAAGATTACGGTCGCCGAGGTCTTACCAAAGAAGTACTCGATGAAGCTATCGATAAGTCACCAGAATATTGGGAACCCTACAGAGATAGAGCCAATAATACAGATGACGAGTTTGCCTCTTACAAAAACATCGATAGCGTCGTGGTGGCGACAAACATTACCAAAAAACTGGAAACCCTAGATAAGTTCAAAATAGGCTACTATCCCGTTGGATTCTTTGACATTGATCTCAAATACCTCATTAAGTACAACAATTACGAGGCCTTTAGATTAGGAATAGGTGGAACGACTAACGAAAAGTTATCAGAGCATTACCGCCTAGGTGGCTATGTTGCCTATGGTACAAAGGATCAGACGTTCAAGTACAATCTCAACGCCGGTTATAGAATCAATAAGGAAAAAAATACCTGGCTTAACGTTTATCGCACAGATGACATTACAGAGTTTGCTGCAGAATCCTTCCTGACAGATGCTAGAGTTTATTCGCTCTTTGAACCGCGATTGGTCAACATACCTACTTTTTACTTGTATCGCGAGTATGGTTTATCCCTACAGCAACGATTGTTACCATCAGTGATTAGTGAAGTTTCGCTTTCGCGAAAGCGAATAGATCAAACCACAGCCTACATTTTTCAGCCTGATGATGTACCCTTTGATCGCTATGCATTAACAGAGCTGAAAGTTGGGGCGCGATGGAGTCCGTACAGTGAATTCATGCGAACACCCAATGGCTATGAAGAAAGCGTCAAAGGTTTCCCGGTATTAAGTGCACAACTCACTAAAGGATTTAAGGACGTGCTGGAATCTGATTTTAATTATGTAAAGGTGTCAGCAAAAGCTTCTTACACTAGGCTGCATTCCAACAATTCCAGTACAGAATTTTCAGTGGAAGGTCACTATGCCAGTGGCGAGGCTCCTTTAACGCATTTATTTCACGCCTATCCTAACGCACCTAATAAAGATGCTCTTTTCCAGCGATTTTCAGTAGCGGGTCGCCGCAGTTTTGAGACCATGTATTTCAATGAGTTTTTCTCTGATAAAATCGCGATAGGACAAGTCAAGCATGAGTTTGCGGCGTTTAAGATCGCTCCTTACCTACAGCCAGAACTGGTGTTGATTACCAGATATGCCATAGGCCAATTAAATGATCAACAACAACATCTCAATATTGAGTTCGACACTTTGGAGAAAGGTTATCTGGAAAGTGGATTTGAACTTAACAAGCTCTTATTTGGTTTTGGTCTAAGTGCCGCCTACAGGTATGGCGCCTATCACCTACCAGAATTTGAAGATAATCTTTCCATCAAATTCACCTTTTACCTAGAGCTCTAA
- a CDS encoding efflux RND transporter permease subunit, with product MHKLLSFGFWNYVARLILRNRILILVVLGIATIALSTQWKNLRFTHTEANLLPDDHPVNVEYNRFLAQFGEEGNLIILGVENSQLNSFDKFNAWNQLADSIATFPEVDLVLSTANLPELVKSEDGSTFEIQPFVDRRITSNKELDTIKKKLYSELPFYKNLIYSEKDSVIRTAIYLKKEIVNTQARKDFVLDNLQPLIDAQNLDIKVSGMPYIRTLNAKNIVDEIGIFLLAALLITSGIFFFFFRSWRATFISIITVVIGVMWAFGILGLLQYEITVLTALIPPLIIVIGIPNCIFLINKYQQEIKKHGNQAKSLQRVITKIGNATLMTNITTASGFATFIFTESTLLKEFGVVASICIISIFLISLMVIPIIYSYLPLPKERHLEHLRKRWIGAFVDWMENMVRNHRIAIYISSVAVLIASFIGMYQIRISGSLIEDMPKGAQFYKDIKFFEESFDGIMPVEILVDTRSKEGVTKSKNLKKLERLEEHIIETPELSRPLSVVSLVKYSKQAFYGGDPEFYDLPTSNERMFMAPLMQSSGTDIGLMSSYVDSTGQIARVTTFMKDMGTDRMERVEENLIAQVNTIFPAESYDTLITGKALVFQKGTNYLINNLIISLSLAIILIAVFMAFMFRSYKMILVSLIPNLLPLLITAGLMGFIGVPIKPSTILVFSIAFGISVDDTIHFLAKYRQELIANDWKIKKSVYGALRETGVSMFYTSIVLFFGFSTFTISSFGGTVALGALVSATLLFAMLANLLLLPSMLLSFERQFSNKETIKKPAFPIIAKDGDEEE from the coding sequence ATGCATAAGTTATTAAGTTTTGGTTTTTGGAATTATGTCGCAAGACTGATCCTGCGCAATAGAATCCTTATTCTAGTGGTTCTAGGAATTGCCACCATTGCATTATCCACGCAATGGAAAAACCTGCGATTCACTCATACTGAAGCCAACTTATTACCCGACGATCATCCTGTAAATGTGGAGTACAATCGATTTTTGGCACAATTTGGTGAAGAAGGCAATCTCATCATCTTGGGTGTGGAAAATTCCCAACTGAATAGCTTTGATAAATTCAACGCTTGGAACCAGTTAGCAGATAGTATCGCTACATTTCCTGAAGTAGATCTCGTACTTTCCACCGCAAATCTTCCAGAGCTCGTAAAATCTGAAGATGGATCCACCTTTGAGATACAACCCTTTGTCGATCGCAGGATCACCTCTAATAAGGAGCTAGACACCATCAAGAAAAAGCTTTACAGTGAGCTACCCTTTTATAAAAATCTGATTTATTCTGAAAAGGATAGTGTCATAAGGACAGCGATTTACCTTAAAAAGGAAATCGTCAACACGCAGGCACGCAAGGATTTTGTGCTGGACAACCTACAACCGCTTATAGACGCACAAAATCTGGATATTAAGGTTTCTGGTATGCCGTACATTAGGACGCTTAATGCAAAAAACATCGTTGATGAGATTGGCATTTTCCTTCTGGCGGCATTGCTGATTACATCGGGTATTTTCTTCTTTTTCTTTAGGTCCTGGCGAGCCACATTTATATCCATCATTACCGTAGTCATAGGTGTGATGTGGGCATTCGGGATACTTGGATTGCTGCAATACGAGATCACCGTCCTGACGGCTTTGATACCACCGTTGATCATCGTGATTGGAATTCCCAACTGCATTTTCCTGATCAATAAATACCAGCAAGAGATCAAAAAACACGGGAACCAAGCAAAATCTCTACAACGCGTAATTACCAAAATTGGTAACGCCACGCTAATGACTAATATCACTACGGCCAGCGGTTTTGCCACCTTCATCTTTACAGAAAGTACACTGCTTAAGGAATTTGGTGTCGTGGCCTCGATCTGTATTATTTCCATATTCCTTATTAGCTTGATGGTGATTCCCATCATCTACAGTTATTTACCATTACCTAAGGAACGCCACTTAGAACATCTAAGAAAAAGGTGGATAGGTGCCTTTGTAGACTGGATGGAAAACATGGTGCGCAATCATAGAATCGCCATTTACATTTCCAGTGTGGCCGTGTTGATTGCCAGTTTTATAGGAATGTATCAGATTAGAATATCTGGTAGCTTGATTGAAGACATGCCTAAAGGCGCACAATTTTATAAGGACATCAAATTCTTTGAAGAAAGTTTTGACGGCATCATGCCAGTGGAAATATTAGTGGACACTAGATCCAAAGAAGGTGTTACCAAATCCAAGAACCTTAAAAAACTTGAACGTCTCGAGGAACATATCATAGAAACTCCAGAACTTTCCAGACCATTGTCCGTAGTAAGTCTCGTTAAGTATTCCAAACAGGCATTCTATGGTGGTGATCCAGAATTCTATGATTTACCTACCAGCAATGAACGTATGTTTATGGCGCCATTGATGCAAAGCAGCGGCACGGACATCGGTCTTATGTCGAGTTATGTGGACAGTACAGGCCAAATCGCTAGGGTGACCACGTTTATGAAAGACATGGGCACCGACCGTATGGAACGTGTGGAAGAAAACCTGATTGCACAGGTGAACACCATTTTCCCAGCAGAAAGCTACGATACGCTAATTACCGGTAAGGCGCTGGTTTTTCAAAAAGGAACCAATTACCTGATCAACAACCTGATCATTTCTCTTTCTCTTGCGATTATTTTGATCGCTGTATTTATGGCATTCATGTTTCGTTCGTATAAGATGATTTTGGTATCGCTCATTCCCAACCTATTGCCGTTATTGATAACCGCAGGTTTGATGGGCTTTATAGGCGTTCCCATAAAGCCATCGACGATTCTGGTTTTCTCTATCGCGTTCGGGATTTCTGTGGATGATACCATTCACTTTCTGGCCAAATACCGTCAGGAACTCATTGCCAATGACTGGAAAATCAAGAAATCGGTTTACGGTGCCTTGCGGGAAACTGGCGTGAGCATGTTTTACACGTCCATCGTCTTGTTCTTTGGGTTTAGCACGTTTACAATATCTAGTTTTGGTGGTACGGTAGCTTTGGGTGCTTTGGTCAGTGCCACGCTCCTATTTGCGATGCTGGCAAACCTTCTGCTTCTGCCCAGTATGCTGCTTTCCTTTGAGCGCCAGTTCAGTAATAAGGAAACCATCAAAAAGCCGGCATTTCCCATCATTGCCAAGGATGGTGATGAAGAAGAATAG
- the asnS gene encoding asparagine--tRNA ligase, protein MKRIDALLKSDPSLHEITVKGWVRSFRNDRFIALNDGSCLANLQCVIEPDDFDRELLDQINIAAAVAVTGTLVESAGSGQKVELQTTAVKILAPADPEDVKKTVLSPKRHNLETLREQAHLRVRTNTFGAVMRVRAALSFAVHRYFQEKGFYQAHTPILTGSDAEGAGEMFRVTTLDPKNTPLTEDGKVDYKQDFFGKESNLTVSGQLEAETYAIGLGQVYTFGPTFRAENSNTSRHLAEFWMIEPEVAFNDLQDNMDLAEDFIKDVIEYAMKNCAEDIEFLENRLSQEEKSKPEADRSPMPLREKLEFVLKNNFKRVSYTEAIEILKSSKPNKKKKFQYLIEEWGADLQSEHERFLVEKHFKCPVILFDYPAKIKAFYMRLNEKDKDGRETVRAMDILFPGIGEIVGGSQREERYDVLKKKMETMGIPEEELWWYLEMRKFGSVTHSGFGLGFERLVLFVTGMTNIRDVIPYPRTPGNAAF, encoded by the coding sequence ATGAAGAGAATAGACGCGCTACTTAAATCAGATCCATCATTGCACGAGATAACCGTTAAAGGTTGGGTGCGCAGTTTTAGAAACGACCGTTTCATCGCCTTAAATGATGGCTCCTGTCTGGCAAATCTACAATGTGTGATCGAGCCAGATGATTTTGATCGCGAACTGTTGGATCAAATAAATATTGCCGCAGCGGTAGCTGTGACAGGAACGCTGGTAGAAAGTGCCGGTAGCGGCCAGAAAGTAGAGTTGCAGACCACAGCAGTCAAAATCCTGGCACCTGCAGACCCAGAGGATGTCAAGAAAACCGTGCTGTCGCCTAAGCGTCACAATCTGGAGACCTTAAGAGAACAAGCCCACTTGAGAGTGCGTACCAACACCTTTGGTGCCGTGATGCGCGTGCGTGCAGCGTTGTCTTTTGCCGTTCACAGATACTTTCAGGAAAAGGGTTTTTATCAAGCCCACACACCTATCCTAACCGGTAGTGATGCCGAAGGTGCTGGCGAAATGTTTAGAGTAACGACGCTCGATCCCAAAAACACGCCACTGACTGAAGATGGCAAGGTGGATTACAAACAAGATTTTTTTGGCAAGGAATCCAACCTGACCGTTTCTGGACAGCTGGAAGCCGAAACCTATGCGATAGGATTGGGACAGGTATATACTTTTGGGCCAACCTTTAGAGCAGAAAACTCCAATACTTCACGCCACCTGGCAGAATTCTGGATGATTGAGCCAGAGGTCGCCTTCAATGACTTGCAGGACAACATGGATCTTGCCGAGGATTTTATCAAGGACGTCATAGAATACGCCATGAAAAATTGCGCTGAGGACATTGAGTTCCTGGAAAACCGTCTGTCGCAAGAAGAAAAATCAAAACCAGAAGCAGATCGCAGCCCGATGCCATTGCGTGAAAAACTGGAATTTGTCCTTAAAAACAATTTCAAGAGAGTTTCCTATACTGAGGCCATCGAGATCTTAAAAAGCTCTAAGCCCAACAAGAAAAAGAAGTTCCAATACCTAATTGAAGAATGGGGCGCAGACCTACAGTCTGAGCATGAGCGTTTTCTTGTAGAAAAGCATTTTAAGTGTCCGGTGATTTTATTTGACTATCCTGCCAAAATCAAAGCATTCTACATGCGATTAAATGAGAAGGATAAAGATGGACGCGAGACTGTAAGAGCTATGGATATTCTATTCCCAGGAATAGGAGAAATCGTAGGTGGCTCCCAGCGTGAGGAACGTTATGATGTCTTAAAGAAGAAAATGGAAACCATGGGCATTCCAGAAGAGGAATTGTGGTGGTATCTGGAGATGCGCAAATTTGGTAGTGTGACACACAGTGGTTTTGGACTAGGTTTTGAACGATTGGTGTTATTCGTGACTGGAATGACAAATATCAGGGACGTGATTCCTTATCCGCGTACGCCTGGCAATGCTGCTTTTTAA
- the rpoN gene encoding RNA polymerase factor sigma-54 — MLKQSLNFKLSQKLSPQQIQLMKLIQLPTQAFEQRVKSELEENPALDNGKEKSEDEYDEFSNENEYDDAPEPDINVDDYLSDDEIPEYRTRANNYSSDDEETSIPYASGKSFTQSLKDQLNTRRLSEEDQGIAEFLVGSIDNSGYIRRSLEDITDDLAFTMNIYTTVEKVEKVLKIVHQLDPAGVGARDLQECLVIQLSRKRNNPATELALKIVKDSFDAFSKKHYKKLIAKYHITEDDLRDVIEEISHLNPKPGSSYAGGSTRIVEQVVPDFTIRIKDGELELTLNGRNTPELHVSRDYSNMLKGYKEAKEKTKSQKDAVMFIKQKLDGAKWFIEAIKQRQETLFMTMSSIMNYQKEYFMTGDERNLRPMILKDIADEIQMDVSTVSRVANSKYVDTPYGTKLIKEFFSESMTNTDGEEVSTREIKKILETVIGDESKRKPLTDQRLAEILKEKGYPIARRTVAKYREQLDIPVARLRKEI; from the coding sequence ATGCTTAAACAGTCCTTAAATTTTAAGCTTTCGCAAAAGCTATCGCCGCAGCAGATCCAACTCATGAAGTTGATCCAGCTGCCCACGCAGGCTTTTGAACAACGTGTCAAATCAGAGCTGGAAGAGAATCCTGCGTTAGATAATGGCAAGGAAAAAAGCGAAGATGAGTATGATGAATTTTCCAACGAGAATGAATACGATGATGCTCCAGAGCCAGACATCAATGTGGATGATTATTTGAGTGACGATGAGATTCCAGAATACCGCACGAGAGCTAACAACTACAGCTCTGATGATGAGGAGACCAGCATACCTTACGCTTCAGGAAAGTCCTTTACACAGTCTTTAAAAGATCAGCTCAATACAAGAAGATTGAGTGAAGAAGATCAAGGCATTGCAGAGTTTCTCGTGGGAAGCATTGACAATAGCGGATATATAAGACGCAGCCTCGAGGATATTACAGATGATCTTGCCTTTACCATGAATATTTATACTACGGTAGAAAAGGTGGAGAAAGTGCTCAAGATTGTTCACCAGTTAGATCCTGCCGGTGTTGGTGCTAGAGATTTACAAGAATGTCTGGTGATTCAGCTTTCGCGAAAGCGTAACAACCCAGCTACCGAACTTGCTCTTAAAATCGTTAAAGATTCCTTTGATGCTTTTAGCAAGAAACACTACAAAAAACTGATCGCGAAATATCATATCACAGAAGATGATCTGCGCGACGTGATTGAAGAAATAAGTCATTTGAACCCTAAGCCTGGTAGTTCCTACGCTGGTGGTTCCACTCGTATTGTAGAACAAGTCGTACCAGATTTTACCATAAGAATTAAAGATGGTGAGCTGGAACTGACCCTTAATGGTCGCAACACTCCAGAATTGCATGTGAGCCGCGATTATTCCAATATGTTGAAAGGTTATAAAGAAGCAAAGGAAAAGACCAAGTCGCAAAAAGATGCGGTCATGTTTATCAAGCAGAAACTTGATGGCGCAAAATGGTTTATAGAGGCTATTAAGCAACGTCAAGAAACCTTGTTTATGACCATGTCCTCCATCATGAATTATCAAAAGGAGTATTTCATGACCGGTGATGAGCGTAATTTGCGACCCATGATTCTCAAGGATATTGCAGACGAGATTCAAATGGACGTTTCTACCGTTTCTAGGGTTGCAAACAGCAAATATGTGGACACACCTTACGGAACAAAATTGATTAAGGAATTCTTCTCCGAGTCCATGACTAACACAGATGGAGAAGAAGTCTCCACTCGTGAGATCAAGAAAATACTGGAAACGGTCATTGGTGATGAGAGTAAAAGAAAACCTCTAACCGATCAACGTCTCGCCGAAATACTCAAGGAAAAGGGATATCCCATTGCCCGTAGGACCGTTGCCAAGTATCGAGAGCAGCTCGATATTCCCGTAGCGCGTTTACGCAAAGAAATTTAA
- a CDS encoding porin family protein — MKSLLFTFSFLFISLSWAQPADLPSDENAIPEVVDSLYREDQFYLGLSFNLVVNDPSSFSQNGFSGGLHLGFIRDMPINQRRNVALGVGLGLSSNTYNSNLVICETINERTVFRTIENIQDNSDANRFSTNLVEVPIQFRWRTSTPTTFNFWRIYPGFKVGYMYFFRSTFKDGDVLIRQTDVPELNRLRYHATLAIGNGSFNAFVNYSLNDMFDKNAVTVDGDDVGLQIIKFGIEFYFL; from the coding sequence ATGAAGTCACTACTGTTTACATTCTCGTTTCTTTTCATCAGCCTATCGTGGGCGCAGCCAGCAGATCTTCCTAGCGATGAGAATGCGATTCCAGAAGTGGTAGATAGTTTGTATCGAGAAGATCAATTCTATTTAGGACTATCGTTCAATCTGGTGGTGAATGACCCGTCTAGTTTTTCCCAAAATGGTTTTTCTGGTGGGTTGCACTTGGGTTTTATTAGAGATATGCCCATCAATCAACGACGTAATGTTGCTCTTGGAGTTGGGTTGGGTTTATCTTCTAACACCTATAACTCCAACTTGGTTATTTGTGAGACCATCAACGAGCGAACCGTGTTCAGGACGATTGAAAACATTCAGGACAACTCTGATGCCAATAGGTTCAGTACTAATTTGGTAGAAGTTCCCATTCAATTTAGGTGGCGTACATCCACTCCTACGACATTTAATTTTTGGCGTATCTATCCTGGTTTTAAAGTAGGTTACATGTACTTTTTTAGATCTACTTTTAAAGATGGCGATGTGTTAATTCGTCAGACTGATGTTCCAGAACTTAATAGATTGAGATACCATGCAACTCTGGCTATAGGTAATGGAAGTTTCAATGCCTTTGTCAATTATAGCCTCAATGATATGTTTGATAAAAATGCAGTCACTGTTGATGGAGACGATGTAGGACTGCAGATCATCAAATTTGGTATCGAGTTTTATTTCCTTTAA
- a CDS encoding ExbD/TolR family protein — translation MSKFKKQKSGDLPAISTASLPDIVFMLLFFFMVATVMREDELKIENKLPNANQVEKLESKNKLIYIYIGKPSAQYQKTYGVTDVIQLGDKISTVEEVQTYVNTKRNDMPEDIQDEMMVSLKVDSGSKVGVLTDVKQELREAMALKINYTAKNGDPMRNLKK, via the coding sequence ATGTCAAAATTTAAAAAACAAAAAAGTGGTGACTTACCTGCGATCTCTACAGCATCGCTTCCAGATATCGTTTTCATGCTTTTGTTCTTTTTCATGGTAGCAACCGTGATGAGAGAAGATGAGTTGAAGATTGAGAATAAGTTGCCTAATGCTAATCAGGTTGAAAAACTAGAGAGCAAGAATAAACTGATATACATCTACATAGGAAAGCCTAGTGCACAATACCAAAAAACCTATGGTGTTACTGACGTAATTCAATTAGGAGACAAGATTTCTACAGTTGAAGAGGTTCAAACGTATGTAAATACAAAGCGTAACGATATGCCTGAAGATATTCAGGATGAAATGATGGTTTCTCTTAAGGTAGATAGTGGCTCTAAAGTTGGAGTACTTACCGATGTGAAACAGGAATTGCGTGAGGCTATGGCGTTAAAAATTAACTACACCGCAAAGAATGGTGATCCTATGCGTAACCTTAAGAAATAA
- a CDS encoding ExbD/TolR family protein: MAKRSAPEVNAGSMADIAFLLLIFFLVTTTIEVDSGIQSKLPPPVPDEVTPPKIKQKNIFQVLVNQDNRLLVENEDMEIKDLTAAAVKFLDNGGGEGPAGCAYCEGERDPESSDNPDKAVISLVNDRQATYNTYVTVYNELVRAYTILRNRESNKRYNESYEDMYLRYKEWPETEKETPEYEKLEEQVNLIRDLFPLKLSEAEPQES; encoded by the coding sequence ATGGCTAAAAGATCTGCACCCGAAGTTAATGCTGGATCTATGGCAGATATCGCATTTCTTCTATTGATATTCTTCCTGGTTACTACAACCATTGAAGTAGATAGTGGTATTCAGAGTAAACTACCGCCACCTGTGCCGGATGAGGTTACTCCACCTAAGATCAAGCAGAAGAATATCTTCCAAGTTCTAGTTAACCAAGACAATCGTCTTTTGGTTGAAAATGAGGACATGGAGATCAAAGATTTAACTGCTGCTGCAGTAAAGTTTTTGGATAACGGTGGTGGTGAAGGACCTGCTGGATGTGCTTATTGTGAAGGTGAGCGTGATCCTGAAAGTTCAGACAATCCAGATAAGGCTGTAATTTCTTTGGTAAATGACCGTCAAGCAACGTATAACACGTACGTGACTGTATATAACGAATTGGTTCGTGCTTACACAATCTTACGTAATAGAGAGTCTAACAAGAGATACAACGAATCTTATGAGGATATGTATCTACGTTACAAGGAATGGCCTGAAACCGAAAAGGAAACTCCAGAATACGAAAAGTTAGAAGAGCAAGTCAACTTGATCCGTGATCTTTTTCCATTGAAGTTGTCTGAAGCTGAACCACAAGAATCATAA